In Triticum urartu cultivar G1812 unplaced genomic scaffold, Tu2.1 TuUngrouped_contig_8182, whole genome shotgun sequence, the genomic window CACTCCCTTTGGCAGCATCTACTAATTCGGAACTTAATTTGAAAGCCATATTTCGACCCGGACGCTTTTGGGATGCTTCTAATAACCAACGAATGGCAAGTGCTCTTCCTTGTTTAGATCCTATTTCAATCGGAACTTTCCGCGTCGATCCTTTTTTATTACGTCTTGTTTTTACTCCTATATTGGGAGGTACTCTACGTATTGCTTGACGTAAAACCAATAGTGGATTTGTTTCTGTCTTTTGTTGAATCTTTTTCACGGCTCGATAGAGAATTTGATAAGCCAATGATTTTTTTCCGTCTTTCATAATACGGTTAACCACCATGTTAACTAATCGATTGCAAAAAATTGGATCGGATTTTGCAGTTCTTTTTTCTGCAGTACCTCGACGTGacatgatcggttctactagaaattctatttatatatatgcataacgtgtataatatgtagtatcgtaaaataccagcaaccgaaaaagaattaaatggaaaatacaaaattaaatgaaaaagaaattaTAAACCCAAACCCcacaaccttttaataccggttggtgtcaccaaccggtactaaaggggggggcctttagtgcccacacttcagtgccggttatggaaccggcactaaagggccttacaaACCGGTgatattgcccggttctgcactagtgttaGCGGCTCGGAGTCTCATGCTTCTCCCTCGTGCAGTTCTCCCTTGCATCTCAATTCCTTTCGATTAGCGTGAAGAAGAGGACGGGGATACGACAAAGGAGCGAAGTATCTATATCCCACTTACCATCATCGTCGCAGACTCCCTTTTAATAGTAAAGATTTTTTAAAAATATGATTGTGTCTTGATCTTTCCGTTTATCGAGATTCGCGTGAACAAGAGGACGGAGAGATGGACGACATATCAATGTACCATCACCGCTGCATATTCCTCTTTAATAATTAGTAAAAAGAAATTGAAATGTGATTGTGTCTCGATTCTTTTAGTTGCCCGAAACTTGCGTGAACGAGAGGACATGGAGATGACAGACTAACGAAGTATCAAACAATACCATAATCGTAGCAGACTCCCCTTTAATAAATAGTAAAGATTTTTCGAGAATGTGATTGCATCTCGATTCTTTCTGTTGAGATTTGCGTGAACAAGAGGACGGCGTAACGAGGAACGAGCAAACGACGTATCGACATACCATCACCGTCATAGACTCCCCTTTAATAGTACAGAAGATTTCTCAAGAATGTGATTGCGTCTGATTCTTTCCTTTCCACTGGCAGAGATTTACGTGAACAAGAGGACAAGGAGACGACAAGCGAACAAGGTATCAAACGTACACCACCAatctaagagcatctctagcagatccTATATAATCCGTCCCGTAAAAATTGATTTAAAGGATATCGCAAAATGGCTTTTTTGTACTTTTACGGTATGACTTTTATTCCGACAGAACAGATTCCATAAAATAGATCATTGTCGCGGTAAAATTGCACAACCCTCAATTGAATCTGCGCGTCTTGCCGGTGATAGATGAGGACCACAAGGACG contains:
- the LOC125531819 gene encoding 30S ribosomal protein S7, chloroplastic-like; this translates as MSRRGTAEKRTAKSDPIFCNRLVNMVVNRIMKDGKKSLAYQILYRAVKKIQQKTETNPLLVLRQAIRRVPPNIGVKTRRNKKGSTRKVPIEIGSKQGRALAIRWLLEASQKRPGRNMAFKLSSELVDAAKGSGGAIRKKEATHRMAEANRALAHFR